The DNA segment GGACCTCAGGCCATTTCCCCTATGTACTATGTTTTCTTTGCATGATGGCATACCTTCCTAGTAGTTAACACAGCATTTATTATAtatctgtattattttaaaatgtataatttatgcttctcttaaagCTAAATGTTAGTATTATTAAATCTGAAATATAAGtttaaaaacctagaaaaataaactttcattatagatactatatttttatcattaaaatttgaGCGAGCTAAGGATATatacagctcagaggtagagtacttgcctagcacgcagaaggtcctgggttcaatccccagcaccaaaaaaaagaaagaagccttTGAAAATGTTGTGAATGTGACTCTTAAAGATATATCTAATTTatgtttgaaacatttttaaaaatttcttttattgttttatattcagATTCCTCTGGAATAAGCAGAATTGCAGATGGATTCAATGGGATTTTTTCTGATCATTGTTACAGTGTCTGCTCTATGAGACAGCcagacttaaaatattttgacaacaAAGGTATATTTAGTATCttccaaaatatttctctttgaattgattttataGTGACTGGGTATACTGCTCtatggtagagtccttgcctagcatgcatgaggccctgggtttgatcctaacactgctaaaagaaaaaaaaaattgcttttacacatttttattttttcttatttgaaatggTAGGTggatctgggtgtggtggcacatgcctataatcccagcaacttggaaggccaagacaggaggattgcaagtttgaggccagcctcagcaatttagcaaaatcctgtcttaaaaatataaaggactatgggtttagcttagtggtagagtgcccctggattccatccccagtaccctcccccaaaaaaagaggaagaaaaaaaagaaaagtagatgaATTGTTGGGTTGATGATTTAAAAACAGACAAGAGTTCGAATTTATTATAACGTAAGAAAACAgtgttttggtatttttcttttaagaaagcaagtaattttcatttttaacatttttttcagacatataaataaaaaacacaccTTCTTAAATTCTGTTTAGTTGTGTAGGAATTGGTGGAAAAGCAGGAGTAATGTAGAGTTGGAAGCATTTATGGTAAAGGGTTAAGAACAGTGTTACCCATAGCTCTTCCACTCAGCTGTACCTCAGTCTGAAAGGCTAATAGATGGAAAGAACAGGGGAtgatcaaggtcaacatcaacaGTTACAAGTCATGTTATAAATCTTGCATCTTCTGTTGACTCCTCTTTTCTAGGGCACTGAGTAATCACTGACACAACTAATTCCTTTGGGCTCCTATTATAAGCAGAGAAACATAAGTTATAAAAAACATGTGGAGTCAGATATCATTGTGAACTTATGTTTAGCTTGATATAGATTCAGATTGTTATATACAGAAGTGTTAATAGATGTGCATATTTATCTGTGGTAGTAGACACACATTTTTTGTTCTGTTAACTGAGAGGATCTAAGAGAAATGGTACTTCAGTAGTAGTGATCATATTTTATGTCCATATCTTGGTTTCTAATACTATTCTTAAGTATAAGGAACTAAGTTCTGGAGAAATGGTTGAATCTAGGTCTGGGGCAAGAGCTATACAGTGAACCTGGAACTTGTTGTAGTACTGGAAAATAGGGAagtacttttaaaacaaaacaggaggctgaggcagaaaaattgtaagttcaaggccagtttgggcaacttagcaagaccctatctcaatattttaaaaaggactaaggaccgtaaagaaaaattaaattacatcatttgcaggaaaatgaatagaacttcagcacattatgttaagcaaagtaagccaaattcagaaggtcaagagttATATGTTTTatgtcatatgtggaagctagacaggaaaaaggaaaagaaagtggggtgcatctcatgaaaataaaagtaaagagacGAGGGGATGCCAGggatagtggcacatgcctgtagtcccagtgtctcaggaggtcaaagcaggagaatcacaagttcaaagccagcctcagcaatttagctagaccaatctcaaaataaaatataaaaaggactggggacttgTTTCtacagtagttaagtaccccgggactcaatccctggtacactccccccacaaaaaaaaggatGAAGCAGTACTggaaaatgatattggccaaattacattgttaaatttgtgtgcatgtatgaatatgtaacaaaaaatcccaCAATTATGTctaactgtaatgcaccaataaaaaaaataagggaaaaatatttaagtttaaaagttaaaagggcttagcatgtgtgaggccctgggttcaatcctcagtaccacaaaacaaacgaaaaaaaaaaaaaaaaaaaaaaacactacctagaacatacatacacacttgATTAGGAGTATGCTAAAGGAGCATAAGAATTCCAGCTGAAAGAGCTCCCAATAGCCAAAGCTAAAATAATTTGAGGGAAAAAACAAGACAAATTATAACCCAAAGTATCAATTTAATATCCAGAGCCCATACTGATGTAGATGATTGGATAATAAATAAGGAGTATAAAACAAATCTGTATAGAAGAAAACCAGATTATTTATGTAGCTACCCTTTTCCTCAAGGAAATGGAACATAATTTCTTACTCTTTACTTGTTAGCTGCACATAGTGATGTCCTTTCAAAAGGTAGAGTATGGAATTAAAGAGTGACTTTATAATGGAGAAACCTAACTACTACCTTAGCTAGgtgatcaaggtcaacatcaCCAGTTATAAATCATGTTGATAGTATGCACTCTTGGTAAGATGTAATGAAAATCATAGTTTACCTCAGAGTTGTACCACCCAATAACTCATGATTCCAGTGTagccataagaaaaaaaaacagcaaacagATTGCATTATtgagacattctacaaaatacctgaccagtagTCCTCAAAACAGTCAGAGACACCAGTAGCCTAAAGAGACAGGACAACTAAATATAAtatgggatcctggaacagaaaaaagtCATTAGATAGAAACAAACAGGGTAAAGTATGGACttgaattaataataatgtatcactAATAATATGTCAGTCATTAATTATGACAAATATACCATAAGATATTAATAATGGGGAAACAGTAGGATACATAGGAATGATGTTCATAACTTTCCATAAATCTGAAACCTATAAAAAAAcaaagtctattaaaaaaaaaaaacacatgggctggggatataactcagtggtaaatcacccctggattcaagcccagtactgcaaaaataaaataaaaacatgtcaaAGTCCAATTTTCTCTATTGAAGCCATTTTGTCTGTGGACCTCTATTTCCATTTCTCCATGCTAACTTGATGGAAGCTGGGCTgagaaaataaaaccttattCAGATTCAATAACTTAAAATTCCTAAGCAAGTTCAAAAAGTGAATTTTTGTCCAAATGGGGCATAAAAGCAAAAGTAGTTGCTTATTTGGGCAGGTTGTTTGTTTGTGGTATATAGATAACATCTCTCTTCATGGCTAAATCTAAGTCCTTAGTTTCTATTGGAATTCAAGATTATATTAAAAGTGgtgctttattttatgtttaattctttgatataaataatatttttccaaattccttTTTACAGATGATGATTCTGATACTGAGACATCAAATGACTTGCCAAAATTTGCAGATGGAATCAAGGCCAGAAACAGAAATCAGAACTATCTGGTTCCCAGTCCTGTACTTAGAATTATAGACCACACTGCCTTTTCTACAGGTTAGGGAAAACTAATCATATTGGCATATTTTCTGTAGACCCATGAAAAAAACAGTGCATAccataaatttctttttgtgCTGTGGTATCTAATTGTTCTATTTAGTAGTGGTAATATTACAATAGacttgtttcatttttcagaaaaatctgctgatgtagAAATTTGTGATGAAGAGTGTGATTCACCCGAATCAGTCAACCAACAAACTCAAGAGGAGAGTCCTATAGAAGTTCACACCGCCGAGGATGTCCCCATTGCTGTAGAAGTGCATGCAATTTCGGAGGATTATgacatagagacagaaaacaattCTTCCGAGAGTCTCCAAGACCAAACTGATGAAGAACCACCAGCTAAACTTTGTAAAATTCTTGACAAGAGCCAAGCTTTGAATGTGACTGCCCAGCAGAAATGGCCTTTACTGAGAGCTAATAGCAGTGGCCTCTATAAATGTGAACTTTGTGAattcaatagtaaatatttttctgatttaaaacagCATATGATCCTGAAACATAAACGTACTGATTCAAATGTGTGTCGAGTATGCAAGGAAAGCTTCTCTACCAACATGCTTCTGATCGAACATGCCAAACTACATGAAGAGGATCCCTACATCTGTAAATACTGCGATTACAGGACAGTAATTTTTGAGAACCTCAGCCAGCACATTGCAGACACCCACTTTAGCGATCACTTGTATTGGTGTGAGCAGTGTGACATGCAGTTCTCCTCAAGCAGTGAACTCTACTTACATTTCCAGGAGCACAGCTGTGATGAACAGTACTTGTGTCAGTTCTGTGAACATGAAACGAATGATCCAGAAGACTTGCATAGCCATGTGGTAAATGAGCATGCGTGTAAATTAATAGAACTAAGCGATAAGTATAACAATGGAGAACATGGACAATACAGCCTCTTAAGCAAAATTACCTTTGACAAATGTAAGAACTTCTTTGTATGTCAAGTATGTGGTTTTCGGAGTAGACTTCATACAAATGTTAACAGGCATGTTGCTATTGAacatactaaaatatttcctCATGTTTGTGATGATTGTGGGAAGGGCTTTTCAAGCATGCTAGAATATTGCAAgcatttaaattcacatttatctGAAGGGATTTATTTATGTCAATATTGTGAATATTCAACAGGACAGATCGAAGATCTTAAAATTCATCTAGATTTCAAGCATTCGGCTGACTTACCTCATAAATGTAGTGACTGCTTGATGAGGTTTGGAAATGAAAGGGAATTAATAAGTCACCTTCCAGTCCATGAAACAACTTGATTATTCTCTTTGACTTACATaatgtttttgtaaaataataaattcaactttttttgAGATGTTAAAATGGGTAATTTTAAACACATCTTATGAGATTTGCCTTTTAACAAGTAACATTTTCCAGTATGTAATTATACCTTAGGTGTGGTATTTTCAATTGCATGGTAGTATATAGTTTTAATCATTCTTCGTGACTGTAATCTGCATGTGGTCCAGTTTTATGAATTGAGAAGAAACAGATGTACTGAAAAAACTATCCAGTTTTCCTTCCTTAACCCTGGGTGCTGTTAACCTTTTTAAACACAAAACAAGcttatttttttgtgtataaAGTCATTAAATTATTGTACTACCAGAACTAAAAGAACATACACATTTAAGTCCATTCACACTCCCATTAATAAGAAACCAACCCCGCCTTTTGTAGTCCCCATCAGATATTAACCCCTAAGCAATCAGTAGACTGATTAATAACAGTAGGAAGTCTTTATTATAGAAGGGGGGAAATGCCATTTTCTtggcagtttttcattttttttaaacccctATCAAATAATTTAAGATGGGGAGATGGTAAGAcaatagataatttttaaaaattaaccatttCACAACCAATTAACATTTTATCTTCAGTTATAGAACTATGAAGATATGcccaccttctttcttttttttttggtaccagaaattgaacccccagcacacttagccactgagccacatccccagctctttttatttatttagagacagggtctcactaagttgctaaggctcactttgaacttggcatccttctgcctcaccctcccaagccaatgggattacaaATGTGGGCCACCACCCCTGGCTAATGCCCGAACTTATGATACCAAATTGATCATTGAGAAAACCATAACTATTAAGTTAGGAAGATCTGGGTAATAAGGGGTTGCTGGCATGATTAAtgtataaagggctggggagatagctcagctggtagagtgcttgcctcgaaagcacaagaccctgagttcgatccccagtaccgcaaaaaaaaaaaaatgtataaattactTCTGATAATGCTAAATTagctttatgatttttatttactgtaGCAACCTTAAATTACTACAGACTGAGTTGCTTAAATAGCAGTTTATTGAACTTCTGAAGgacagaagttcaaaatcaaggtttTGGCACAGTTTGTTCCTTCTGTGAGGGAATAATCTGTTCCAGACCCCTCTCTTTGGCTTATGCATGGTCATATTCATGTTAATAGGGTATTCTCTCTGTATGGAAGTCTTGTTTCCAAATTTCCTCTTTATAGACTTAACAGTCATGCATTAGGGCCTGTACTACCagcttcattttaatttgataaagATTCAGTAAGGCCtaaagtactggggattaggACTTCTAACATAGGAATTTGGGGGGCCAACCAGAGTTCATAGCTTCTAAAATAGTATCaagaagagagaatttttaaaaatgtttgtattagtgcattatgattatccataatagtggggtttattgtgacattcatacatgcacaaagtACAATTTGTtacatttcatttcccagtacattccttttccctccctccatccttcccgAGTCCCCTTCCTTTGCTTTAATGATGTAAAAAGATagaattgtactttttttttcttttttcaatactgggaattgaatccagggacactgtaccactgagctacgtctgcagccctttttattttttgagacagggtcttgctgaattgctatGGCTGTGTTCAAACTTTGATCCTTctgcattagcctcctgagtcgctggaattatgCCTGATGTCACTCTCATATTTAACAAGCATTGCTGCAAACTGTTATTTCCCAGAGGTATTGATACTGTCAAAAAGACCAATTTACAATCAGggaatttggttttattttgagaagggtgaCTGCAACAAATATCCTCAAATCCATCCCATCATTTTGCTGGTCATAGTGATtcattctgtaatcccagctactcagcaggctgaggcaagaggactgcaagttcaaggccagcctgggcaatttaccaagctactatctcaaaataataataaaaccttatttctatttttgtcatAGAAGCATACTTAAGTTCCTAAAAACTCAACATTCCATCTGATTATAATATTCCTGGTAGGACTGTGCTGGTACAAATTTTCTCAGAAGACCTAAAATTTTAGCAGTTTTGTATGTAAGAGAACCTTAGAAATCCTCcagttttctaagtttttttggtactgggattgaacccaggagagagTTGCTATTGAGTGACATCTCCacactttctatattttattttgagatgggcctcactaagttgttgagggtttTATTCaattgccaggctggcctcaaacctgtgatactcctatctcagcctcccagattgctgacattacaagtgtatgccacaACAGCAACCCAGTTTCCTACAGGAACAGGTTGTTAAAAGACCAAGGACACATACCCGCCTACAGCACACAGGCATGGAATCCTAGTCATTTGGCTTACGGCCTAGTGGTGTCTCCATTACACCATGTTACGTAAATCTAATCTTTGTCCTTGGGGTGTTTTGCATGAGTACTTCACCTAGCCATTCACCTAACTTCTTGATAATTGTTTTTCATACTTTTTGATACATATCTGCCTTTGGGAATTTGATTTTTAGGAAGCAAACCAAAATGCcttggtgtttaaaaaaaaaaaaatagcatggccatgcaggcctgtaatcctcaCTACTATGGAGGCTGAAGCAAAATGATCACAAGTTCTAtgacagcctgggcaacctagcaagaccctgtctcaaaataaaaagagttggggaagtagctcagtggtagagtgctttcctaggaTGTActagaccctgagtttgatcccagtactggggaaaaaaaaaaaaaaaaaatcttttattgttttactcTATCAGTAAACTACTCAAAAGATACAAATCCAAGTATTAAAACCATATAATTTCctacttcttttaatttttatttaatttatttatttatttattttggtaccagggattgaacacagggccacttaatcactgaaccacttccccagtccttttgtttattttgagacttagGTACTAAATTACctagaatctcactaaattgctgaggctggcttgaaacttgagatcctcctgcctcagcctcctgggtccctgggattacagggacaCCACTGAACCTGGTTTATAATTTTCCACTTTTTGATGAATTTGCAGCATTAGGTTGTATTCCACTGACTTGGTTCaataaaaacagttttcaaaTAAGACTATGATTAACCACAAATTGCTAAAGTAGTTGAGCTGCATTTTCAGTTTAATaagttttggaaaagaaaacctatctaaaaagaaaaatttctaactACTTTTGGACTTTTTCCCCCTTCAAGGACAAGCCACAGCCACTATACCCTTTTGTGACTTGATCTACAATTCAAGTCAGAATACATAATGATTTTTATGAACATTACAACAGAAGTTTTTGCAGCAGTGAACAAAAAtggtcatcattttttttcttgccttttttatAATCACTTTGCAATGAATTATTACTTTGGaaatttcaaagtatttcctTGTACTCTAGAATGAAAAT comes from the Sciurus carolinensis chromosome 9, mSciCar1.2, whole genome shotgun sequence genome and includes:
- the Znf639 gene encoding zinc finger protein 639 isoform X1 yields the protein MNEYPKKRKRKTLHPSRYSDSSGISRIADGFNGIFSDHCYSVCSMRQPDLKYFDNKDDDSDTETSNDLPKFADGIKARNRNQNYLVPSPVLRIIDHTAFSTEKSADVEICDEECDSPESVNQQTQEESPIEVHTAEDVPIAVEVHAISEDYDIETENNSSESLQDQTDEEPPAKLCKILDKSQALNVTAQQKWPLLRANSSGLYKCELCEFNSKYFSDLKQHMILKHKRTDSNVCRVCKESFSTNMLLIEHAKLHEEDPYICKYCDYRTVIFENLSQHIADTHFSDHLYWCEQCDMQFSSSSELYLHFQEHSCDEQYLCQFCEHETNDPEDLHSHVVNEHACKLIELSDKYNNGEHGQYSLLSKITFDKCKNFFVCQVCGFRSRLHTNVNRHVAIEHTKIFPHVCDDCGKGFSSMLEYCKHLNSHLSEGIYLCQYCEYSTGQIEDLKIHLDFKHSADLPHKCSDCLMRFGNERELISHLPVHETT
- the Znf639 gene encoding zinc finger protein 639 isoform X2, whose amino-acid sequence is MNEYPKKRKRKTLHPSRYSDSSGISRIADGFNGIFSDHCYSVCSMRQPDLKYFDNKDDDSDTETSNDLPKFADGIKARNRNQNYLVPSPVLRIIDHTAFSTEKSADVEICDEECDSPESVNQQTQEESPIEVHTAEDVPIAVEVHAISEDYDIETENNSSESLQDQTDEEPPAKLCKILDKSQALNVTAQQKWPLLRANSSGLYKCELCEFNSKYFSDLKQHMILKHKRTDSNVCRVCKESFSTNMLLIEHAKLHEEDPYICKYCDYRTVIFENLSQHIADTHFSDHLYWCEQCDMQFSSSSELYLHFQEHSCDEQYLCQFCEHETNDPEDLHSHVVNEHACKLIELSDKYNNGEHGQYSLLSKITFDKFPPLFLHSCFPPTPHILGF